The genomic interval CAAAAGCTCTTGTAACCTCTAACTCGACAAATTACTCGTTTGTAACGAGGGGTGCCTATCCACACATGTTTACAGTGATAGATATCGATGGCAAAAGAGTACCTATAGACGCGACCGCGAACACTGGGGATCCAATAAAGGGGGCTTCTGCGGTAGCCCTCGACAATGTAGTTATTCTCTACAAGGTTATGAATAGAGACCCGAATGACTACCTGATACTATATGCCCCAAACAATGATGCCAAGGTATCACTGATAGTAGAGATTATACAGGCAAACACGTCGACTCCCATGCTGGACACCGAGATTCTGCTGGGACTCCTGGCAATAGCACTAGTCCTAATAAGTAAAAGATGGGACACAGTCGAAGAGGATTAATGCTTGCTTCTCATCGGAGATATTTTCCACAGTATGGGCATATAATGTGGAGGTCGCCATAGGGCAACTCGCGTCCACAGTGGGGGCAACGTTTTATACTGTCTTGACCAGCTTCGAGAATTTGTTCTTGTTTAGGCTCCACTGGAACCACAACCTGAACCGGTTCCTGTCTCACGGGTTGCATAGGTGCCCGTCTAGGCTGTTCAATGAGTGGTTGTTCAACTGGTGGTGCCTCGTATTTTCTTTGCGGTGTAGTGGGAGGAGGCCGCACTACTACTGGAGACGGCTGAACTAGTGGAGCGGCCTGGAGGGGTGCCTGCGGCTGCTGGATAATTGTTTCTTTGGTGGGCGTCTTGTAGAGGACTTCATAGACTTGCTTGAGTTTTAAGGTGTATGCCCTGACTGTTCTGTCAATTACTAGATAGGTGGAGACAAGAGCAACGGGAATCTCGGCGCCGATTGAAGCTAGGAGAAAAAGTATGTTCTGTCCTAGAAACAAGTATACAAGTATTCCAGAAATCAGTACAGAGCCAGTCACGCCTAGGGAAATATAGAGATATATTTTTGCTTCTTCACGTAGTTTCTCTGGTGACAACTCTGGTCTGATCTTAGCTGGATTTGGTTCT from Thermofilum adornatum carries:
- a CDS encoding zinc ribbon domain-containing protein, which gives rise to MPLKIPARNSKQNPREPNPAKIRPELSPEKLREEAKIYLYISLGVTGSVLISGILVYLFLGQNILFLLASIGAEIPVALVSTYLVIDRTVRAYTLKLKQVYEVLYKTPTKETIIQQPQAPLQAAPLVQPSPVVVRPPPTTPQRKYEAPPVEQPLIEQPRRAPMQPVRQEPVQVVVPVEPKQEQILEAGQDSIKRCPHCGRELPYGDLHIICPYCGKYLR